Below is a genomic region from Anabas testudineus chromosome 13, fAnaTes1.2, whole genome shotgun sequence.
agattatttaattaataatctTTTTATGAAGATGCAGCTCAATCACAAACTGGCGCTGGCTCCATACATGTCcgtgcattattattattatggggCTAATAAAAATGTGTGGTGATTACTGTGATGAGACTCTAATTGTCCTGGCAGAGTCCAGGCTGCAGGCTGATCGCAGTGAAACACGATCAGCATGAGGGAGACCCCCATGTGGTGCAGGGAGAGTCCGAGGAAAAACCCTGAAGATCCTCAGAGCTGTTCAGGAGACGTGAGGAGAAGAAGCTCAAGTTCCTGTTCTGCTCTGGAAATGAAAACTTTTACACGTGTTTACCTAAGTTGGTCTCTGTTGACTGTAGCTGTGCTGCCCTGGTCTTCAGGAGAAATGTATACGTCGCTTTTGAACGTGAAGGAGGCGATTAGTGTTGAACGGAAGCTGATCGATTACTTGAGGACTTACATCGACCATGAgctgcagaggctgcaggatgtcAGACGGTGAGTGAGCTGCACGATGGAGGCTCAAGACTTGTAAAGAGAAATAACCATTTGTATGTTATTAATGATACCACTCATTGATTTCCACCGGGGTCTGACAGACTGCACATCAGCTCGAATCGGTTCTTGCAGAATCACAGATGGAGAAAGTCGCTGTACTTCTCAGTTTAGTTGGTTAGTTTGAATTAAGTTTCTTGTCATAGACAGGACGAGAGTGTGCTGATGAAATCTGAACCTGGAGCTGCTCCACAAAGTGAATAATAATGGGACATGTTTCTGGACATCGCATGCAGATGTTTGTCCAGAAGTATCACCTGGTCACGTTTTAACCTGTTGATGTGCAGCttctcttttaatttatttcaataaCTTCAGTCTATTATATTGAAATCTAAGAGAAAAACTCTTATCAAGTTACATCCCATCTATTTCTCCTGTGATTCATTAGTTTCCTAAGTAGAAACAGCTGTCTCTAAAGTCATAGATGAGCCCTTTTGACCATAAAATTGAAAATACTATCTGAGCTGTGGTGgctttattgtggtgtgtttATAGTGTGGGCTTGAAAAATGAGTCACGTCGTACATCAGCTTCAATCATCTGCTCTGATTTGATGGTAATATCTTCAGATGCATAGTTCCATTATTCTGGTGAAGTCTAATCTGTACCCTGGAAGTTGGGAACTAGTTTCAAACCGATATGCAGTACTTTGGTAAAAAAAGAGCACTGAAGAGTTTTAATATCTTTTAGTGAACCTCAGAGTTTCCAGGATTCACTTACTACACTTAACTGTCTGAGCATCATCAATATTTTCTAACCACCTTCTATGATCTTTCACACAGCTTTTATGCTAAGGTGTCTGACCTTCACAATGAACTCTACAAAGGTTCAGAGACTGCGATGGCAAACCCACTGGCGGCGTTCACCCTCATCAAGCGCCTGCATTCAGAGTGGCTGAATGTGGTCTACAGCAACGAAGCCCTGGAGAATGCACAAGGTTGGCTCCCTGTCTTCTTCATAGACACATCTGCTGTTGATGTCTAAATAACACACACCcccattttctctgctgtcatcAGTTCACCCTTTGACCTCTGCTGTCCAGCTCTCAGGTCCAGTTTcgaggaggaagcagctgatcTGCCCAAGCTGGAAGACCTCCAGGGGGCTGCTAAAGGACTGATGAGGCTGCAGGACGTGTATGCCCTCCAAGTTGCAAGCCTTGCAAGGGGTCGTTTCCAGCGAGTCACCAATGGAAAGCCTGTAGACGTCTATATGCCTGCAGCGTCTGTCCCACTGTCTGGGGATGACTGCTTTCTCGTTGGAAAGGTAAACAATacatgcttttcttttattgcttaTTTGTATAGTAACTTACTACTTAAGTAAATAAGATGATCgtgagaaagaaacacagagaaaacaaagttcTGCTACATAAACCTGTATCCACAGCTCGGACTAAAACGgttctttaaattaaattagtttaagTTGAAATAGGAAATAAATCACTGGACAAACACGATCTTATAGAAACCAAGAGGCCTCAGcttgacagtgttttattaagaGGTCACAAGCAACACGCAGTTGATCTTTAACTATCTGTTCAGTTTCTTTACAATCTTAATCAGCAACAGGTTCTGTATCTCTAGCTATGACTAGACTCAAAATAAGTCTTTAATCCTTCTGGGTCCATTTCCTGAGTAAGAACTGTAAAGTAATGATGTGAAGTAATAAAATCCTGACATATTTGGAAGATGTTGCTGTGAAAAATTTCCTCCCTGATTAAGATCCCATTCTAAAGGCCTGTCAGTCGCTGTGTGCTGCAAATCCAGACAGTCTGCCTGGAAAAAGTGGCATTCTTCCCGTTTCGTGCCTGGCTACCCCGTTCATGTGCAAAGAAATATGCTATTCTATGGAgtataaaaggaaaaaacaaggtTTTCACCACAATGGATTCCTCTGTTTATGTACAGTGGTGATGTGTAAAGGGCAGGGCACCGTGTGGGAGACACATTCTCCTGTATGGAAAAGACATTATCTCATGCAGCACATGTTTAGAAGTGTTTGGAGCAAATAGCAAAACCTGCCTTCACGTCTACGGAGGCTGGGATTATCTGGAACAATCTGTAAACAGATACACTTAGTTATAGGGTGTTGTCAGTGAAAGAgtgcatttactgtgtttttacaagGCTGTTTTACTGCTCTTCACAACCAGCAGAAGTTTGTTAACGGAAACGTAGCTTAACTATTTCCTTAGGGAGGAATTTGAAGTTGAGTCAGTTCAGTTGTGAGTCAGTggtaatatgtttttaaatgtaataatgctGCTTCAGGTGTTGAAGTGTCTTCATACACATTGTGTTCAGTTGAGGAGTCTGCACCATACTGCAGCAGAACCACATAGATCATCTTTTGTTCAATCTTCTAATTCAACTCAAAATCCTTCATCATCACCCACAGTGCAACAGATGTCACACAGCCCCCTCTGGAGCCACATGGGGATTTATACAACATCACCACATATGTCATGGAAATAAATATAAGTCTATACAAATATTTCTCAGACATTCTTGTTGAAATGGACATAGCTGCAAAGATGCATTCATGAATTGATTATttaaggaaaaaataaataaattgtcatATTTTAAGGAGGTTTTATCTTATAAATCATCCTGTTTCATCTGCATTGGTTTTCTAATAAGTCATCAACTGGAAAGTGGccttttttttgtaattcaACTCTGATGCTTTGGCACAAATGCTGAATTAATCCAGCATGTCAGGCGGAAATGTTTATGCCAGCTGCATGTCATGAATTGGAAGAAGAACCTGGTCTGATGCAGACTCAAAGCTTCTCTTACTGCTGCAAAATAATTAGAGATTCTTACTAAAATTTTAAACCCTAAAAAACTCAAAAAGCTAAAGAAATCGTATTAAAGTACAGTAACCCAGGTGTTGATCTCCACAGGTGGCCTACGAGCAGGAAGACTACTACCACTCAGTGCAGTGGTTGGAGGAGTCGGTGCGTCTCTTCAGGGGAACAGGAGGCGAGTGGAGCCCTGAGAATGAAGGGACTTTAGAAGATGCTCTGGATCATCTGGCCTTCTCTCACTTTAAAGTAGGTAGAATGACTCTTACAACATCCAGATGACTGATGGATTGTGCTTCTCTAATCTCGCTCTAATTTCTGATTGTTTCAGACAGGAAACGTCTCCTACGCTCTGAGTCTATCTCAGGAGTTACTGCATTATGGTaactttttaatgaaaaccCTCTTTACTCTTTGTATATTTGCATCAATGAACAGTGTAAAtcgtctgtgtgtctgtgctcttAACGTGCTTCTCTTCACAGATCCGACAAATGGAAGAGTTTTGCAGAATGTAGAGAAATatgagaagctgctgtttgctgctacACCATCCAGGGGTGATGTGTTGAGGAGACCCACCACCAACTATTTAAGGACCAGGGACACTTACGAGAGACTCTGCCAGACCCAAGGTTCTCAGGTAGCCATCAAAGAAAtattcagaaaacacacagagcatcagGAAATGATCACAGATGAGAATTTTAGCTTTCTCATCGGCTCTTAATGTCTGTACAAAAATTAATCTGCAATCCACACTCTGCTTGCTGAGACATTTCAGTCCTGACTAAAGTAGTGAATGAACTCATGTCATCTGTTATTTAAACAGCTCTCAACAATTTACCACAGATGTAACAGAATTTGTTTTGATGGAAGATGGAAGTTTGTACTGGGAGTTTCCTTGGCAATAAAAACCCATGTTAAGTCATGTTTTCCCTTCAGCTCATGTGGGGACAGAACAATGTTGACAGTAATTGTTTgtggatgaaaatgaaaaacagttcTTCTTTAGATCTTGTCAACAGACTTCAGATGCCTGTTTATCCCAACAGCCAGTGCATTTTGAAAACCCCCGACTATTCTGCGACTACTTCACCAACGATGATCccgggctgctgctgctgccactaaGACGTGAAGTGCTGAGCTTGCAGCCGTATGTGGTCCTATACCACAACTTCATAACTGACACAGAAGCTGAAGACATTAAGAGGGTTGCCCAGCCTGGAGTAAGTGCCACCAAGTGCATTTTCCTCATCACTTGTGGTCGAAAACTCAAAATCCAACATATTACTCCAATGTGTCAGCTTTTTAGGAACTTGTTTTTAGAATTAACGCCACACATTATCTCTGATACATCTTTAAAAGGTTTTGTAATTCCATGTTTGCAGAGTTTTCccaacaaacagaggaaatgtgctgtttttgtcaCATGGGACTCACTAAAAGCGAAGCTGCAAAGTCTTTTCTTGGCAACGACTAGTTGTCAAGAGAGTTTATTAAAGTCTGTTAAAGTCAATGAGTCAAAGACACCGTGTTTACGTTTTGCTGTTGCCATGCAAACCCGTTGCTGCTATATAGTTAAAGTTTTAACAATGATTGTTTAGAACATATTGCCTTAGAAGTTTTGCATGAGGAAAATCTGTATATTGGAATTGGCTCCGCTGGTATTAGTGTGTACTTTAGGGTGTTTCCGACCACGTGTTGATTTTCCTTTATCCCAGATGTTTGTCTGTAATTGAAAGTAAACGTTTAATCGTTTAAAACGTTTAAGTTGTATAATTATTAGGATACTACTGCTGATTCTTAGTACAAGTACTTATTACACTCTTTATGACTGTAagaatttaatatatttatctATCATCAACACCCAACTGTTGCATTGAAGTACTGGAGTATTTCCACTTGATATAACTTTTCATTCCAATGTATAACAGGGAAGTAATTATTGGAATTACAGTTGGAATTACTTTCCagataaatactttaaatgaaaagcagccTCTCAAACTaatgcatttgtaaaaacaGTCCAATAATGTAAGATTTATGACATTCAAAATATCAATCAATGCCCTGAATTAGGATATCTGTAAACGTTACACACAGTACTTCATACTGTGCTCTGCTGTGGACCTCGCTGGATGCTTGAGCCAGCCACAAACCTTTTCCCACTGGAAAGATTCTGGAAAGAACTTATGGAGGAAGAGCTGGTCTGCGTCCAAACATTTAGAAAGGCTTAAAGGAATGAAGGATACATTACTATGAAAACTTGGCTGAACGCCTCAAACTGTCCAGACAACCCTGCTGGTCTCCACCGGTAAATTCAGTCCACTGTCACTGAGCCTCTATCCAAACACAGCTAtctgaaaattaaatgtgagctacagtgtgttgtgttcagagcagctacagtatgttgacTCAGTTACTTTAGAGAATAAAATGCGCAGTTGGAGCCCTATAGTTTCTGTGAGGTTTTGGCATTGTTCAGTGAGTTTTCCATTCTGTGCTCAGATGGAAACCTCTGTACTTATTTTACCATTATGTCAGCCTCTGGGTCGATTGAATGCAGTCCTAGGACATAATATTAGTTTGGAGCAGTGAGCAGCATTCGCTAATCAAGAGCAAGCAAGAACACAGCTCTGTTATAATTCAACAGATGTGTCATTGTATAGATTTCTTTGTTATTAAAGTATGTTTGAAGTGATTAGCTGACTTCAGTAGCCTATTCGACCTcttaacaatgtttttaaaaggtaTTTTATTAAGTAATGTCTCTTGTGGCCACGTAAATTACAGATGCTAACAGGAATAAAACACCTGGACCTCTGCAGATGCTCTCTGAGACTCAGTCTTGagttgaaaatgtgaaaaaagaaacaatggaAGTGAAAGTAATGAATCATCACACTTTTTTTGGAGTCTTCTTGTTTTTTGCAGCAAAATCTGATCATTTATTCACCAACTCGCTTCTCCTCTTTCCAAAGAAAGATGGGAATAAAAATGCAGGTCTATTAGAGGTGCAAGGTTGGGTTGTTTTCTCATATCTGTTttcattatatatatgtaattaGAGGATTTTTCAGTGCCGTTACTCAAACTTTGTCAAAGCTTAGCTGCTGTAACATCGACAAACACACGATGCTGTTCTCTGTCTTTACTAACTAGTTGAGAAGATCTGTTGTGGCAGCTGGAGAGAAACAAGCAACAGCAGACTATCGCATCAGCAAGAGGTACAAACACGTCTCACACTTTATGTATGTTATAACTCATGTTAGCATGCACAAATTTAGATTAATTACTgtgaaccaaacaaaaacactttattaacaCACCTTATTTTCAGTGCGTGGCTGAAGGGCTCAGCCCACTCCATTGTTGACAAGTTGGACCAGAGGATCTCCATGGTCACTGGTCTCAATGTGAAGCACCCTTATGGCGAGTACCTCCAAGTGGTGAATTATGGGATTGGTGGTCATTATGAGCCACACTTTGACCACGCCACCGTAAGCTGATCATCAGTCTAATCTTATACCAGACTGTGAAGTTTGTCTGTGCTTTCTAATGtctgtttacatttctttacatcTAGTCACCTTCGAGCCCTGTGTTCAAGCTAAAAACTGGGAATCGAGTGGCAACGTTTATGATATATGTGAGTAAAGTCTTGCTCTAACAGTCTGAATGACCCAGAGCTTCTTGGGCAGTTCCCTGTTTGCTGTTCCAAAgtctaaattaaaactgtgtgCCGAAGTGCTGAAGGACTTAGAAGAAGAAGCTCTAGAGAGATCTGACCTCATAACATAAATTATGTTATATAGACGTTTTGTCAGGCAGCAAACGTTTTTGACCTCCGTTATAAGTCtatttctttagttttgcttttagatttttatctttttagcCTATTAATTGGACTTAGAGTTTGATGAGCCTTTTAACAGCTttgaaaacatgttatttttaatattataattgaTGAGAATACAAGAAGTTTTTTTCgtaacataaacacataaacccAAGACATCACTCTGAAGGAATGTGTCTTCTCCACAGCTCAGCTCTGTTGAGGCAGGTGGGTCCACAGCCTTCATCTACACCAACTTCAGCGTTCCTGTCGTGGAGGTAAACACACGGCAGACGTCTCAGTGGAGTTGAAAGCAGCTTCTTTTGTCTCCATGTCATTCTGGCCTTGTTTTTCCGACTCCCTCACATTCTCTCAGACACAGCTGTCAGCATGCTAAAAGgtcagagcagagaaacaacTGCCATGAGATGTTTTTTATCACAATACTGGGATTGTATTGAGAGTCAAGCCTCTATTTTGCTCATAAATGGGCTGCAGTGGATGATTTATCAAACCATCCCTAGAGTTTAACCTCCAcctttcattttattaacatcTCACTTCCAGACTGTTTATACAGAAAATAAGGAAAGctcataaaatgataaaatgacaaacaaaacacttaacTTATAGGCTTGCATGCTTGAAATTGAACTCTGTCTGGGGGACTTAGAATGCGACTGAGTAGCTTTagtacagaaaaaataaaaacctgtgtcAGTAATGTTTCATTCATAGCAAGTATGTGACAATTGAATAATCATCCAGCTCCTCATTATTATCTTTAATGTAGTCTTGTGTTCAACTGATTTGTTGaaatcattttgaaatgtatattatttttcaaaaattttcgatgttttttaaatgctgttgaTTGACTAGAAAAATAATTGTCCGGTTagtcaaaaatgtaaataagtaaTAGTTGCAACCTTAGTTTAGACTAAACTAAATACGTAGtttctttatgttgtttttcatatttcagaaAGCTGCCATCTTCTGGTGGAATCTCCATAGAAATGGTCAAGGTGACGTAGACACTCTTCATGCTGGCTGCCCTGTGCTTATTGGAGACAAATGGGGTAAGTTTAAAATCAAAGTAAGATCTGATGATCTTTTCAGCAGAAGCCAAAAAGTGATGGAAAAGAGCCAAGTAAAGACAATTAATAAGACCAATTGATCACTGTTTAACGTTTTGCATTAATATCATGCTCCTATCCACATGTGTTCTGCATTATGCATCTAGAGATGTTACAGAATGCAGTTCAGGCACTGGGGAAGCTAAACATCTGCTGCCGTTTGGCCCAGACCGTTGAACTCCCAATGCTGAAATGTGTGTCAGGGATCCAGTTAAACTAACAGAAGGATATTAAtcatcacacagcagctgcagaagtatttgatggttttgtgttgttttaagcAACAATATGTCAGAAGTGAATTaactttttatgtatttaatatattaaagcattatttgtgtctttctgtatGTTCTAGTGGCAAACAAATGGATCCATGAGTATGGCCAAGAGTTCCTACATCGCTGCAGCCTGAATCCTGCAGAGTGACAGGGGTGGAGCATTAGCTGGGCCCCTTGGAGTTAAATCATTGGCCTCTACAATTGAGAGGCACACTtgcaggcagagaggaagaggcagcCAGAAAGTGAGCACACAGGCAGGGGAGGTGAGAGCTGTGAAAGAGCTGCCTGGATCTGTGATTGGAGCTGCGGTCCCCAGGGAGCGTGGAGCATACAGTGGACACTGCTGCAGTGGACATGGAAAGCACAAGGTTGAGAGGCGGGGTGGAAGGAGTAGGGCAGCTGGCAGTCGACCCCTAGAGGCCAAATGCTCTCTTGCTTGTATTGGCCAGTTCCCGCAGATGGTGAAAGGCCTTTGCAGACTGTTTGCCTCCTGCTGGcttaaaaacatacattatGCAGCCGTTTTCCTACGCTGGGCCCAGTCAAGGGGCTGTCATCAAAAATCGACACAACTGAATTTGTGCAGACTCTCAGAGCTTTATTAGAACATTTGTAGATGTAAAAGTTTACAAAGATAGCTAATGTTCCTGAATCAATACATGAAGATTTCAAGTTGATGTAATGATGCACCCAGAAATAAATGCTCTTTTTGGATTTGAATATTCAGCCGAAtttatgtgtgaatgtgcttCCATGAAACATTGGAACAAGCAGATAGAGAATGTGATGTATGTGGAAAAGCTATTTCATGACTTTCAAATTAACATCTGTGTTACATGAAGACAGTGCGTGCACTTTCCCCGTTACACAGATATTCTGGTTGACGTTCTTCTGTATTTGGTCCTCTAAGAGCTCAGGAGCAAAGTTCAGACTGGTGCTATGACTCAGAGAGACCAGTCATTGCCTGTTTATTCCCAACGGACTGAGTGATTTTATGTGTGATGTGGTCATTGCTGCCTTTCAGGGAGTGTCTTTCAGTTTGGTTGATGTAACTGACAAATCTGTCTCATGGAACAGATGAACCAGATCTGTGAGCCTTGTGCTGACTTCAGAGGCTGATTGTCATTAATCATGATGATCTAAGTGCCAAGTGATTGGAAACCAGTCTCATCCAGAGGAATTATTCATACCACTGAGATTTCTTAGATGTGTGTGGAAGTAGGTCATAACCATTCTTGAGAGTCATAACCAACACAGAGACTTGTATGTATTAAAATTCACTTTATGAGCTGGAGACAATTACAGGCCTCCCTGAATGAAACTTTCCTTCTATCCTGGAGCTTAGTGAGTAAGAGATTAGTGAATGTGAAGGGGAGGGAATGAAAGCAGGCACGCGTCATCAAATCACACAGCAAATGCAACAGCAGGCCGTTCTGCAGATTGCTTGGTGCACGATTAACAGTGTTTTCCTGAAAGTCaattttttttgcagtttttttttctcttataaTTTGCCAATATTAACACAAGATAAAATGGGTATAGCTACTACATGCACTTGACAATATGTGATGGCAGAggtataaaacatttctgttcctGTCAATATAGCCAAAGTGCAAACTACTATTATTAACTGACAGAATCATTAAAGTAAGATACGTCTCAGATACATTTGAGTCTAAATCTAGatataattgtgttttttaataccTTGGGAACAACCTTACATTGTGAAAAATTCTGAGTGTGCACAACACTGATGCAAAAATACAGCTATTAATACACTTAATATATTGCTGATTGATGGACAAATGGCTCAGCTACacaaa
It encodes:
- the p4ha3 gene encoding prolyl 4-hydroxylase subunit alpha-3, which gives rise to MKTFTRVYLSWSLLTVAVLPWSSGEMYTSLLNVKEAISVERKLIDYLRTYIDHELQRLQDVRRFYAKVSDLHNELYKGSETAMANPLAAFTLIKRLHSEWLNVVYSNEALENAQALRSSFEEEAADLPKLEDLQGAAKGLMRLQDVYALQVASLARGRFQRVTNGKPVDVYMPAASVPLSGDDCFLVGKVAYEQEDYYHSVQWLEESVRLFRGTGGEWSPENEGTLEDALDHLAFSHFKTGNVSYALSLSQELLHYDPTNGRVLQNVEKYEKLLFAATPSRGDVLRRPTTNYLRTRDTYERLCQTQGSQPVHFENPRLFCDYFTNDDPGLLLLPLRREVLSLQPYVVLYHNFITDTEAEDIKRVAQPGLRRSVVAAGEKQATADYRISKSAWLKGSAHSIVDKLDQRISMVTGLNVKHPYGEYLQVVNYGIGGHYEPHFDHATSPSSPVFKLKTGNRVATFMIYLSSVEAGGSTAFIYTNFSVPVVEKAAIFWWNLHRNGQGDVDTLHAGCPVLIGDKWVANKWIHEYGQEFLHRCSLNPAE